The Labrenzia sp. CE80 genome window below encodes:
- a CDS encoding lipopolysaccharide biosynthesis protein — protein sequence MRLFTETWTQHLRPLGALIDRLRALLDGGASRMALSTFAVRVAGAVLAFLSQIILARLMGAHEYGIYSLAWTWIIVLGIFACIGFSSSPNRFIPEYTQNGDLARLRGFLKASRLSALITGFLLAALGMVTVQLVSPVIEPYYVWPLTIIFLALPLFALGGVQDGIARSYDWPSLAMLPTYIWRPLAIIALILALIFAGEPANALTAAAAAIAATWVVAFYQLFMLNKRLDGEVSPGPRKIELNGWLAISLPMLLVEGFLQLITSADVIMVSFWHSPEEVGVYFAASKTLALVHFVYFAVRAASAHRFSKFIHSDDREGLAAYVRQASFWTFWPSLAAGLGLLLIGPLLLSLFGKGFEAGYPLIAVLLIGVLARASVGPADALLTMSGHQKSCAKIYAATFSINVLLNILLIPLLGLTGAALATTLSIIFEAASLATTAHRKLQVRTFVLPWRALPGGSQP from the coding sequence TTGCGTCTTTTCACGGAGACATGGACACAGCATTTGCGGCCACTCGGCGCGCTGATCGATCGCTTGCGCGCCCTGCTCGACGGCGGCGCCTCGCGCATGGCGCTTTCGACGTTCGCAGTCAGAGTTGCGGGCGCGGTCCTAGCTTTTCTGTCGCAGATCATCCTCGCTCGATTGATGGGCGCCCATGAATACGGCATCTACTCACTCGCTTGGACCTGGATCATCGTCCTTGGCATTTTCGCCTGCATCGGCTTTTCTTCCTCCCCCAATCGCTTCATTCCCGAATACACACAGAACGGCGACCTGGCGCGCCTTCGCGGATTCCTGAAAGCAAGCCGTCTCAGCGCACTGATCACCGGCTTTCTTCTGGCCGCACTGGGAATGGTGACCGTTCAGCTTGTTAGCCCCGTAATCGAGCCCTATTATGTCTGGCCGCTGACAATCATTTTCCTGGCCCTGCCGCTCTTTGCCCTGGGCGGTGTACAAGACGGCATTGCACGCAGCTACGACTGGCCGTCGCTCGCAATGCTGCCGACCTATATCTGGCGGCCACTCGCGATCATCGCCCTGATCCTGGCGCTCATTTTTGCCGGTGAACCGGCGAACGCACTCACTGCCGCAGCCGCGGCGATCGCCGCCACCTGGGTCGTCGCATTCTATCAGCTGTTCATGTTGAACAAGCGCCTTGACGGTGAAGTGTCTCCCGGGCCGCGCAAGATCGAACTGAATGGCTGGCTCGCAATCTCTTTGCCGATGCTTTTGGTCGAAGGCTTCCTGCAGCTGATCACCAGTGCGGACGTCATCATGGTGAGCTTCTGGCACAGCCCGGAAGAGGTCGGCGTCTACTTTGCAGCCTCCAAGACACTCGCATTGGTGCATTTCGTCTATTTTGCCGTCCGCGCGGCGTCAGCCCACCGGTTCTCGAAATTCATCCACTCCGATGACCGCGAAGGCCTTGCCGCCTATGTCCGGCAAGCCTCCTTCTGGACGTTCTGGCCATCTCTGGCCGCGGGCCTAGGATTGTTGCTGATCGGGCCATTGTTGCTCAGCCTGTTCGGCAAAGGCTTCGAGGCGGGTTACCCGCTGATTGCGGTGCTGCTCATCGGCGTTCTCGCCCGCGCCTCCGTCGGCCCGGCGGACGCCCTTTTGACCATGAGCGGCCACCAGAAAAGCTGTGCCAAGATCTATGCGGCAACCTTTTCCATCAATGTCCTGCTCAACATTCTCCTGATCCCCTTGCTGGGTCTGACCGGCGCGGCCCTGGCAACAACTCTTTCCATCATTTTCGAGGCTGCAAGCCTCGCCACCACGGCTCACCGAAAGCTGCAAGTTCGGACATTTGTCCTGCCCTGGCGGGCCTTGCCGGGCGGTTCGCAACCGTGA
- a CDS encoding GNAT family N-acetyltransferase — MIHEPADASGHGPLAEGSLEPLILDPSTAGCDLDAWRKLSANALDPNPFFGPDFLIPFLENTGKSGVRLFVIRCGKTGDWLMAAPMGRRRLGLAVSAASSWATEYGPLGTPLLSSSAPQGVPAAFLALTAERARLPLIAFPYLPFESATARAIEATGNWSFQRGPVSMRASHSAGPEGEAQFAKAFSGKRRKELPRLIRRLSQEGEVKLESFSTGEVPHHFERFLQLEASGWKGTRGTALLSHQNTARFAREMIAKFAASGGVRIDTVSVAEKPIAMLIIILDAGRAFSWKIAFDESYARFSPGAQITLFALERNLQEPGITGGDSLAVPGHPMIEPLWRGRLSYGTLLCARSVPGRALQIAAKYDLALEGDIRRVARKLLRRAG, encoded by the coding sequence GTGATCCATGAACCCGCAGATGCGTCCGGTCACGGCCCATTGGCAGAAGGCTCTCTCGAGCCGCTGATCCTGGATCCCAGCACTGCTGGTTGCGACCTGGACGCGTGGCGGAAGCTTTCTGCGAACGCTCTCGACCCGAACCCGTTCTTCGGTCCCGATTTTCTCATTCCTTTCCTGGAAAACACCGGAAAGTCAGGCGTTCGCCTGTTCGTCATCCGATGCGGCAAGACCGGAGACTGGCTTATGGCCGCGCCGATGGGCCGCCGAAGGCTTGGCCTCGCCGTTTCGGCCGCCAGCAGCTGGGCCACTGAGTATGGCCCTCTTGGCACGCCACTTCTTTCTTCCAGCGCACCCCAGGGTGTTCCAGCCGCTTTTCTCGCCCTGACGGCGGAAAGAGCCCGCCTGCCCTTGATTGCATTTCCTTATCTGCCATTCGAGAGCGCAACCGCACGAGCGATAGAGGCCACCGGAAACTGGAGTTTCCAGCGCGGGCCGGTTTCCATGCGAGCCAGCCATTCGGCTGGTCCTGAAGGTGAGGCACAATTTGCGAAGGCCTTCAGCGGCAAGAGACGAAAGGAATTGCCGCGCCTGATCCGGCGTCTCTCCCAGGAAGGTGAGGTAAAGCTTGAAAGCTTCAGCACTGGCGAAGTGCCCCATCACTTCGAGAGATTTCTCCAGCTTGAAGCATCCGGTTGGAAAGGAACGCGCGGAACCGCGCTGCTCAGCCACCAAAACACGGCAAGATTCGCGCGCGAAATGATTGCAAAGTTCGCCGCATCCGGTGGCGTCCGCATCGACACCGTCAGTGTTGCCGAAAAGCCGATCGCCATGCTGATCATCATACTCGATGCAGGCCGGGCCTTTTCGTGGAAAATCGCCTTTGACGAAAGCTACGCCCGGTTCTCTCCCGGCGCTCAGATCACGCTATTTGCTCTGGAACGAAATCTCCAAGAGCCAGGGATCACCGGCGGCGATTCCCTCGCCGTTCCAGGCCACCCGATGATCGAGCCACTTTGGCGTGGACGGCTGAGCTACGGCACGCTTCTTTGTGCCCGCTCGGTTCCGGGGCGCGCCCTCCAAATCGCAGCGAAGTACGACTTGGCTCTGGAAGGGGACATACGGCGAGTGGCGCGAAAGCTTCTGCGCCGGGCAGGCTAG
- a CDS encoding acyl-CoA synthetase, whose translation MLQAAGDYETLLANFSWQIPENYNIAQSVSECWAAQDPDRLAIRHVRDDGPSENWSHRALSLAANRFANALKAKGVVRGDRVALLLPQAPQTAIAHLAIYKLGAIAVPLAALFGLEALKYRLSNSGAKVLITDLAGQAKVSEIRDDVPGLELVISVDGADSDVLSFDVLLEAAADSFETARTSPNDPAMMIYTSGTTGQPKGVLHGHRVLLGHLPGIQMSQNFMPRQGDLLWTPSDWAWAGGLLNALFPALHLGVPVVSFGFRKFDPERAFRLMQDESVRNAFIPPTALKMLRAVDRPAHRFDLSLRSVGSAGEMLGRETYDWFAEEFGFQVNEFYGQTECNAVLGSCAEAGVSRSGAIGKPVPGHEVSIIDDEGNVLPPETLGQIAVKRPDPVMFLEYWDNPDATTEKFIGDWMVTNDQGLKDDDGYVHFVGRDDDVITSASYRIGPGEIEDCLLTHPAIALSAAVGKPDPLRTEIVKAYVVLRQGMTAGPEMKEDIRSFVRQRLSAHEYPREIEFVDELPMTTTGKVIRRKLRDKARAEVDAKA comes from the coding sequence ATGCTTCAGGCGGCCGGAGACTATGAAACCCTCCTTGCCAATTTCAGCTGGCAGATCCCGGAAAACTACAACATTGCGCAGAGTGTCAGCGAGTGCTGGGCCGCACAGGACCCTGATCGCCTGGCCATTCGCCATGTGCGCGACGACGGGCCAAGCGAGAACTGGAGCCACCGCGCTCTTTCCCTGGCAGCCAACCGGTTCGCCAATGCGCTGAAGGCGAAGGGCGTGGTCCGCGGCGACCGCGTGGCGCTGTTGCTGCCGCAGGCGCCGCAGACCGCAATTGCCCATCTGGCGATCTACAAACTTGGCGCGATTGCTGTGCCGCTGGCGGCGCTCTTCGGGCTGGAGGCGTTGAAATACCGCCTGTCGAATTCCGGCGCAAAGGTTCTGATCACCGATCTGGCCGGTCAGGCCAAGGTGAGCGAGATCCGTGACGACGTGCCTGGGCTTGAACTGGTGATTTCGGTCGATGGTGCGGACAGTGACGTTCTCTCCTTTGACGTGCTGCTGGAGGCTGCAGCGGACAGCTTCGAGACTGCCCGTACGTCTCCCAATGACCCGGCGATGATGATTTACACGTCGGGAACCACCGGCCAACCGAAAGGTGTTCTGCATGGACACCGGGTGCTTCTAGGGCATTTGCCGGGTATTCAGATGTCGCAGAACTTCATGCCGCGGCAGGGCGACTTGCTCTGGACGCCATCGGATTGGGCCTGGGCCGGTGGCTTGCTCAATGCGCTCTTCCCGGCTCTGCATCTGGGCGTTCCGGTGGTTTCTTTCGGCTTTCGAAAATTCGATCCCGAACGTGCCTTCCGACTGATGCAGGACGAAAGCGTTCGCAACGCCTTCATTCCGCCAACGGCTTTGAAGATGCTGCGCGCCGTCGATCGTCCGGCTCATAGGTTCGATTTGAGTTTGCGCAGTGTCGGCTCTGCCGGTGAAATGCTTGGCCGCGAAACCTATGACTGGTTTGCCGAGGAATTCGGTTTTCAGGTCAACGAGTTCTACGGCCAGACCGAGTGCAATGCCGTTCTCGGGTCCTGCGCCGAAGCGGGCGTTTCAAGATCAGGGGCGATCGGCAAGCCTGTTCCCGGCCATGAGGTTTCGATCATCGATGATGAGGGCAATGTGCTGCCGCCCGAAACGCTCGGCCAGATCGCCGTGAAGCGACCAGATCCCGTCATGTTCCTTGAATATTGGGACAATCCTGACGCTACTACGGAAAAGTTCATCGGCGACTGGATGGTGACCAATGATCAGGGCCTGAAAGATGATGATGGCTATGTGCATTTCGTTGGCCGTGACGACGATGTGATCACGTCAGCGAGCTATCGCATCGGACCGGGCGAAATCGAGGATTGCCTTTTGACCCATCCGGCCATTGCCCTGTCTGCTGCCGTTGGCAAACCGGATCCGCTGCGTACGGAAATCGTCAAGGCCTATGTGGTGTTGCGACAGGGTATGACGGCCGGGCCAGAGATGAAGGAAGACATCCGGTCATTCGTGCGCCAGCGTCTGTCGGCTCATGAGTATCCGCGGGAGATCGAGTTCGTCGATGAATTGCCGATGACGACGACCGGCAAGGTTATCCGGCGCAAGCTGCGCGACAAGGCGCGTGCCGAAGTCGACGCCAAGGCCTAG
- the queC gene encoding 7-cyano-7-deazaguanine synthase QueC: MKTLVICSGGLDSVTLAHKVARENELIGLVSFDYGQRHKKELAYARACADALNTTHDLVDISHVGRLLSGSALTDDLDVPDGHYAEESMKVTVVPNRNAIMMAIAFGIASSRGARAVAAAVHGGDHFIYPDCRPGFVDAFEAMQRQALDGMGEIRFYAPFVHKTKADIAAEGLKLGIDFRETWSCYKGGEHHCGRCGTCVERREAFHLAGGSDPTLYEDPEFWKAACNV, from the coding sequence TTGAAAACACTTGTCATCTGCTCCGGCGGACTGGACTCCGTCACGCTTGCGCACAAGGTTGCGCGAGAAAATGAGCTCATCGGCCTGGTCTCCTTCGACTATGGCCAGCGTCACAAAAAGGAACTGGCCTATGCCAGGGCCTGCGCCGACGCCCTCAACACCACCCACGATCTGGTCGACATTTCCCATGTCGGCCGCCTGCTGTCCGGCTCGGCACTGACCGACGACCTTGACGTGCCCGACGGCCACTACGCCGAGGAAAGCATGAAGGTGACGGTCGTCCCAAACCGCAATGCCATCATGATGGCCATCGCATTCGGCATTGCCTCTTCACGTGGCGCCCGGGCTGTTGCCGCGGCCGTTCACGGTGGCGACCACTTCATCTATCCGGACTGCCGCCCCGGTTTCGTCGACGCTTTTGAGGCCATGCAACGGCAGGCACTCGATGGAATGGGTGAAATCAGGTTCTATGCACCCTTCGTGCACAAGACCAAGGCGGACATCGCCGCCGAGGGCCTAAAGCTTGGCATCGATTTCCGAGAAACCTGGTCCTGCTACAAGGGCGGAGAACATCATTGCGGACGCTGTGGCACTTGTGTCGAACGGCGCGAGGCCTTTCACCTGGCCGGAGGCAGCGACCCGACCCTCTATGAGGATCCTGAGTTCTGGAAGGCGGCCTGCAATGTATAG
- the queD gene encoding 6-carboxytetrahydropterin synthase QueD — protein sequence MYRIWKEFHFSASHQLHGLSDDHPCARLHGHNYVVEIELESETLDSTGFVRDYKELGAFKAYVDETLDHRHLNDVLGDDCVTAEGMAKHFFDWCRQRWSEVSAVRVRETPKTCAEFRP from the coding sequence ATGTATAGAATCTGGAAAGAGTTCCACTTCTCGGCGTCCCATCAGCTTCATGGTCTGAGCGACGATCATCCCTGCGCGCGCCTTCACGGCCACAACTATGTTGTCGAGATTGAACTGGAATCTGAAACCCTCGACAGCACCGGTTTTGTTCGCGACTACAAGGAGCTCGGCGCGTTCAAGGCCTATGTGGATGAAACGCTCGACCACCGTCATCTCAACGACGTGCTCGGCGACGATTGCGTGACCGCAGAAGGCATGGCGAAACACTTCTTCGACTGGTGCAGGCAGCGCTGGTCGGAAGTCTCCGCTGTCAGGGTCCGTGAGACGCCGAAAACTTGTGCGGAGTTCCGCCCATGA
- the queE gene encoding 7-carboxy-7-deazaguanine synthase QueE: protein MTPLAMTAMNPVMLDEPTIRVSEIFGPTIQGEGALIGKPTVFVRTGGCDYRCSWCDTLHAVDSAHRHEWLPMPPQAIMMQIEVLTGGKPLTVSLSGGNPAIQPLASLIELGRKRGFDFALETQGSLAKDWFSELSVLTLSPKPPSSGMTTDWQRLAECVDAAGRKTRTVMKIVIFNDEDYAYARDLAGRHPNLPLYLQPGNHTPPPSRDDNASIDLDGIMSRMRWLIDKVTSDRWFEATVLPQLHTLIWGNLRGV, encoded by the coding sequence ATGACGCCTTTGGCAATGACGGCGATGAACCCGGTCATGCTCGATGAGCCGACAATCCGCGTAAGCGAGATCTTCGGCCCGACCATCCAGGGGGAAGGCGCACTCATTGGCAAGCCGACCGTCTTTGTGCGCACCGGCGGCTGTGACTATCGTTGCTCCTGGTGCGACACGCTCCACGCCGTCGACAGCGCTCATCGGCATGAGTGGCTGCCGATGCCACCCCAGGCCATCATGATGCAGATCGAAGTGCTGACCGGCGGCAAGCCCCTAACCGTTTCGCTCTCCGGCGGAAACCCGGCCATCCAGCCCCTTGCATCTCTGATCGAACTTGGTCGGAAGCGCGGCTTCGATTTTGCTTTGGAAACCCAGGGTAGCCTCGCAAAAGACTGGTTTTCCGAACTTTCCGTCCTGACGCTTAGCCCCAAACCACCCTCAAGCGGAATGACCACCGATTGGCAAAGACTGGCCGAATGTGTCGACGCAGCCGGCCGGAAGACCCGTACGGTGATGAAGATCGTGATCTTCAATGACGAAGACTACGCTTATGCCCGGGACCTTGCGGGAAGACACCCAAACCTGCCGCTCTACTTGCAGCCGGGCAATCACACGCCGCCGCCATCGCGCGATGATAACGCCAGCATCGATCTGGACGGCATCATGAGCCGAATGCGCTGGCTGATCGACAAGGTGACGAGTGACCGATGGTTCGAAGCCACGGTCCTTCCCCAGCTGCACACCCTGATCTGGGGCAATCTTCGCGGAGTATGA
- the queF gene encoding preQ(1) synthase: MNDKSIYENLTQLGTSTELPSTPEDAVLERVPNPQAGTGYLVRFTAPEFTSLCPITSAPDFAHLMIDYVPDQWLVESKSLKLFLGSFRNHGAFHEDCTVSIGKRIADLLEPKWLRIGGYWYPRGGIPIDVFYQTGPQPSDVWIPEQGVAPYRGRG, translated from the coding sequence ATGAACGACAAGAGCATTTACGAAAATCTGACCCAGCTCGGCACGTCAACGGAACTGCCGTCGACACCTGAAGACGCCGTTCTGGAGCGCGTTCCAAACCCCCAGGCCGGCACCGGCTATTTGGTGCGATTCACCGCGCCCGAATTCACCTCGCTTTGCCCGATCACCAGCGCGCCCGACTTCGCGCATCTGATGATCGACTATGTGCCGGACCAGTGGCTGGTCGAAAGCAAGTCGCTGAAGCTGTTCTTGGGGTCCTTCCGCAATCACGGCGCCTTTCATGAGGATTGCACCGTCTCCATCGGCAAGCGCATTGCCGATCTCCTGGAGCCAAAATGGCTCAGGATCGGCGGCTACTGGTACCCACGTGGCGGCATCCCAATCGACGTCTTCTATCAGACCGGGCCGCAGCCGTCTGACGTCTGGATTCCAGAGCAGGGCGTCGCTCCCTACCGTGGGCGCGGATAA
- a CDS encoding DUF2867 domain-containing protein — MASKVKVACAPVPRPDALSLPGAMGENGFRIATNKEAYLMNAQASVSTADLPQDSLLHRHVADGDFLDCYRVRSSMKARPAAEIIVAFPGWAQLLLRLRRLVTAPFGLSNDGPIASDKLGIFPVETDTGDEVVAGFNDKHLNFRVSVLARDGFVHCATWVHPHNIGGRIYLATILPFHILIVRDSLRRVVKSELVAG, encoded by the coding sequence GTGGCTTCGAAGGTCAAAGTGGCCTGCGCGCCTGTGCCGCGTCCCGATGCCCTGTCCCTGCCGGGGGCAATGGGTGAGAATGGTTTCAGGATCGCAACGAACAAGGAAGCGTATCTGATGAACGCGCAAGCAAGTGTGAGCACTGCAGATCTTCCGCAAGACAGTCTTTTGCACCGGCACGTTGCCGATGGAGACTTTCTCGACTGCTACAGAGTCCGCTCTTCCATGAAGGCGCGGCCAGCGGCTGAAATCATCGTGGCCTTTCCCGGCTGGGCGCAACTGCTCTTGCGGCTGCGCAGGCTTGTGACGGCACCGTTTGGCCTTTCAAACGACGGGCCGATCGCCTCTGACAAGCTGGGCATTTTCCCGGTTGAAACGGATACGGGCGACGAGGTCGTGGCCGGATTCAACGACAAGCATCTGAATTTCCGCGTCAGCGTGCTGGCGCGGGATGGCTTTGTTCATTGTGCGACCTGGGTCCACCCGCACAACATCGGCGGGCGGATTTATCTGGCGACCATCCTGCCGTTTCACATCCTGATCGTGCGGGATTCACTGAGGCGCGTTGTGAAATCTGAACTGGTGGCTGGCTGA
- a CDS encoding lytic murein transglycosylase, with product MRLLILALFSQILVLAATPALAASCGNDGRGFNAWRDAFIEQSSRYGLKQRVVKSSLQNVTYNKKVIRLDRNQKSFKLSFNQFYAKRVNNAMIRRGQKLGKTYARTFRRVEKKYGVPAPVILAIWGLETNYGGFSGNMSVLRSLATLAYDCRRSKFFTNELVAALTIVQRRDMTPAEMKGAWAGEIGQTQFLASSYVKYAVDGDRNGKRDLIRSVPDVLASTANYLAKHGWRRGQGWAPGSANYNVLKKWNKASVYVQTISVMAEKISE from the coding sequence ATGCGCCTTTTGATTTTAGCACTTTTCAGCCAAATTCTTGTGCTGGCGGCCACCCCCGCCCTTGCTGCCAGCTGCGGCAATGATGGACGTGGCTTCAATGCTTGGCGCGATGCCTTCATCGAGCAGTCTTCCCGCTACGGATTGAAGCAGCGCGTGGTCAAATCATCCCTGCAGAATGTCACCTACAACAAGAAGGTGATCCGCCTCGATCGGAACCAGAAATCCTTCAAGCTCAGCTTCAACCAGTTCTACGCCAAGCGCGTGAACAACGCGATGATCCGACGGGGCCAAAAACTTGGCAAGACCTATGCACGCACCTTCCGTCGGGTCGAGAAGAAATACGGCGTTCCGGCACCTGTGATTCTGGCGATCTGGGGTCTTGAAACCAACTACGGTGGCTTTTCCGGAAACATGTCCGTTCTCCGCTCGCTCGCAACGCTTGCTTATGATTGCCGCCGCTCGAAATTCTTCACCAACGAGCTGGTTGCCGCGCTAACCATCGTTCAGCGACGCGACATGACGCCTGCGGAAATGAAGGGGGCATGGGCGGGAGAAATCGGGCAGACCCAGTTTCTGGCGTCCTCTTACGTCAAATATGCCGTCGACGGTGATCGCAACGGCAAGCGCGACCTGATCCGTTCGGTGCCTGATGTTCTGGCCTCAACGGCAAATTATCTCGCCAAACACGGCTGGCGCCGGGGTCAGGGTTGGGCGCCCGGCTCTGCCAACTACAATGTCCTGAAGAAATGGAACAAGGCCAGCGTCTACGTTCAGACGATTTCCGTCATGGCGGAAAAAATCAGCGAGTAG
- a CDS encoding L,D-transpeptidase → MASKMSRRSFVVGLPLVLAACQGRGRGTAPLPASLGFGSSAAPASSVTSDVASEYASAYAPITDGGFSLPGIDYQNFNARYLRQSVRYFTRYPVGTIVVDPGKKFLYLVEPRGRAMRYGIGVGRAGFAWSGEAVVGYKREWPKWFPPAEMIAREPKLEKYRGGMNGGPSNPIGARGLYLYQNGRDTLYRIHGTSVPSSIGTNASSGCIRMWQQDIIDLYGRVDIGAKVVVLG, encoded by the coding sequence ATGGCATCGAAAATGAGTCGCCGCAGCTTTGTTGTTGGTCTTCCTCTTGTGCTGGCGGCCTGCCAGGGCCGCGGCCGAGGAACGGCGCCGCTTCCGGCAAGCCTGGGTTTCGGTTCAAGTGCCGCGCCAGCGTCCTCGGTGACATCTGATGTTGCTTCCGAGTATGCCAGCGCCTATGCGCCGATTACCGACGGCGGATTCTCGCTGCCGGGCATCGATTATCAGAATTTCAACGCTCGTTACCTGCGCCAGTCAGTTCGTTATTTCACGCGCTATCCGGTTGGAACGATCGTCGTCGATCCGGGCAAGAAGTTCCTCTATCTGGTCGAGCCTCGGGGCCGCGCGATGCGTTACGGCATTGGCGTTGGTCGCGCGGGCTTTGCGTGGAGCGGCGAGGCCGTGGTTGGCTACAAACGGGAATGGCCAAAGTGGTTCCCGCCGGCGGAAATGATTGCTCGTGAGCCGAAACTGGAGAAGTACCGGGGCGGTATGAACGGCGGCCCGAGCAACCCAATCGGCGCACGTGGCCTTTATCTCTATCAAAATGGCCGTGATACGCTTTATCGCATCCACGGAACCAGCGTTCCCAGCAGCATCGGCACAAATGCGTCGAGTGGCTGCATCCGTATGTGGCAGCAGGACATCATTGACCTTTATGGCCGGGTGGACATCGGTGCCAAGGTGGTTGTGCTGGGCTGA
- a CDS encoding NUDIX domain-containing protein has protein sequence MELLILCAGAGAKDWGGAKSDRPLRTKGKRQTQKIGACLGKERLRPDLVLVSDSLRARVSAEKALKAAGWTSENIQRSEALSSGRLPDLPESGTALLVAPASVVRRMALELGCILEAASGVLFRLRGGPQELSLISHIDPRDLPDLFPYPAPDGPACRERPAYYYSQSAVIPYRRTAAGLEILVVGSSSGRHLVVPKGIVEPGLSPAASARVEAREEAGVEGRLGKTQLGTYSYEKWGATCQVIVFGMEVTRVLPDTEWEEGHRTRKWVSPSVAALRLNQPTLGAMIAKIEA, from the coding sequence ATGGAGCTTTTGATCTTATGTGCCGGGGCGGGCGCGAAAGACTGGGGTGGCGCGAAGTCCGATCGTCCCTTGCGCACGAAGGGCAAGCGGCAGACCCAAAAGATCGGCGCCTGCTTGGGCAAGGAAAGACTGCGGCCAGATCTTGTGCTTGTGTCGGATAGTTTGCGCGCACGCGTCAGTGCGGAAAAGGCACTGAAGGCCGCAGGATGGACTTCAGAGAATATCCAGCGTTCTGAGGCGCTCTCCAGCGGCAGGCTTCCGGATCTGCCGGAAAGTGGAACGGCGCTTCTGGTCGCGCCCGCCAGTGTGGTTCGCCGGATGGCGCTGGAGCTTGGCTGCATTCTTGAGGCGGCGTCAGGTGTCCTGTTTCGGCTGCGCGGAGGACCGCAGGAGCTTTCTTTGATCAGCCATATTGATCCTCGTGATCTGCCTGATCTCTTCCCCTATCCTGCTCCTGACGGTCCTGCTTGCCGCGAGCGGCCAGCCTATTATTACAGTCAGTCTGCGGTCATACCCTATCGCCGTACAGCGGCGGGCCTTGAGATCCTCGTGGTCGGCTCGAGCAGCGGACGTCATCTGGTCGTGCCCAAGGGGATTGTCGAACCTGGCCTGAGCCCGGCGGCCTCTGCGCGGGTGGAGGCAAGAGAGGAGGCCGGCGTCGAGGGGCGTCTCGGCAAGACGCAACTGGGCACCTATTCCTACGAGAAATGGGGTGCGACCTGTCAGGTGATTGTGTTCGGCATGGAGGTCACCCGCGTTCTTCCGGACACTGAATGGGAAGAAGGGCACCGGACACGTAAATGGGTCTCGCCATCGGTTGCGGCCCTACGGCTTAACCAGCCGACATTGGGCGCAATGATCGCGAAGATTGAAGCATAG